From a single Mangifera indica cultivar Alphonso chromosome 19, CATAS_Mindica_2.1, whole genome shotgun sequence genomic region:
- the LOC123202707 gene encoding outer envelope pore protein 21, chloroplastic-like: METSLRYGKDSKALRIHTKEKFFIDSNTHLQVHAELDTRVGNPSYCSAMIRHFYPNLSASLGVGLQYTKHEKLRYFVRAKKGFPVTSNGLLSFNIKGRCDVDEEFKQKNSRGAAEFSWGIFNFQREQDLQFKVGYEVIEKIPYFQVRENNWTLNADMNGQWNVRYDL, encoded by the exons ATGGAGACGTCTTTAAGATACGGAAAAGACTCAAAAGCTTTAAGAATCCATACCAAGGAGAAGTTTTTTATTGATTCCAATACCCACTTGCAG GTCCATGCAGAGCTAGATACAAGAGTGGGAAATCCAAGTTATTGTAGTGCAATGATCAGACACTTCTACCCAAAT TTATCAGCAAGCCTTGGAGTAGGTTTGCAGTATACTAAACATGAGAAGCTTAGATATTTTGTGCGTGCCAAGAAAGGATTTCCCGTGACCAGTAATGGTTTGTTAAGCTTTAATATCAAGGGAAGATGTGATGTTGACGAAGAATTTAAACAG AAAAATTCAAGAGGAGCTGCTGAATTTTCTTGGGGCATATTCAATTTTCAGAGAGAGCAAGATCTTCAATTCAAAGTTGGCTATGAAGTGATTGAGAAG atTCCATACTTTCAGGTCAGAGAAAATAATTGGACGCTCAATGCCGACATGAATGGTCAGTGGAATGTGAGATATGACTTGTGA
- the LOC123203126 gene encoding dolichyl-diphosphooligosaccharide--protein glycosyltransferase subunit 1A-like → MKVDNKMGFRFHLVLLALAVLATPVLSDLILSKVDRRIDLTSQVVRSRSTLKVENVGSELVSEFLLSFPEHQAKNLAYLMSTYGEGKGRAKGSGVTLPVKEVKPKGMPPALTFYSVTFPNGLGKGDIFTFDVLAVFTHSLQPFPEKITQADIQLVVFQDSAHFLTPYVVKVQSLSIKLPDARIESYTKLENTKLHGSEIKYGPFENLPAFSFSPIVVHFESNQPFAVAKELVREIEISHWGNVQVTEHYNLIHGGAETKGEFSRLDYQARPHLRGASAFRHLLAKLPPRAHSIYYRDEIGNISTSHLWGDSKKTELLIEPRYPMMGGWRTKFTIGYGLPLKDFLFHSDGKYFLNITFGSPMDELVIDSLIVKVVLPEGSSDMSVSALFPVTQWQETKLSHLDISGRPVIVLQKTNVVPEHNQFFQVYYKFSSFSMLREPLMLISGFFFIFVAGIVYMHVDMSISKSSPSYLAKLQWDEVQSKIQQLQNIINRCLTTHDKLEASLRDLSRTGDVQACKAARKSADVQLKELSKELKPLLSFLQSSSAASQIHLKVEELVTKEKELQEKVMAKHSTVVDCYEKKSGVRDIENRVAQQQQKITTLRQEVDNLLELIDEI, encoded by the exons ATGAAAGTAGATAACAAAATGGGCTTCAGATTTCATCTGGTTCTCTTGGCACTTGCTGTGCTTGCGACACCTGTACTCTCCGATCTGATCCTCTCCAAAGTCGATCGACGC ATTGATTTGACTTCACAAGTTGTTCGCAGCCGTTCAACACTTAAG GTGGAGAATGTTGGTTCTGAGTTGGTATCAGAATTTTTGTTGTCGTTTCCCGAGCACCAGGCTAAAAACTTGGCCTATTTAATGTCAACATATGGTGAAGGGAAAGGAAGAGCTAAAGGCTCTGGTGTTACTCTCCCTGTTAAAGAAGTTAAACCAAAAGGAATGCCCCCAGCTTTGACCTTTTATTCAGTAACATTCCCTAACGGACTTGGAAAGGGGGATATTTTCACTTTCGATGTCTTGGCTGTATTTACCCACTCCCTGCAGCCCTTTCCTGAGAAAATTACTCAGGCTGATATTCAGCTTGTTGTTTTCCAGGACAGTGCTCACTTCCTGACTCCTTATGTTGTTAAGGTCCAGTCTCTCAGTATTAAATTGCCTGATGCTAGAATTGAATCTTACACAAAATTGGAGAACACAAAGCTTCATGGTTCAGAGATCAAATATGGCCCTTTTGAGAATCTCCCTGCTTTCTCATTCTCACCCATAGTTGTTCATTTTGAAAGTAATCAACCTTTTGCTGTTGCTAAGGAGTTGGTGCGGGAGATAGAAATTTCCCACTGGGGTAATGTTCAGGTTACAGAGCATTACAACCTTATCCATGGAGGTGCTGAAACCAAGGGTGAATTTTCTAG GCTTGATTACCAGGCTAGACCCCACCTCAGAGGAGCATCAGCATTTAGACATCTTCTTGCAAAATTGCCTCCAAGAGCTCATTCAATTTATTACAGAGATGAGATTGGAAATATATCAACATCCCATCTATGGGGTGATTCCAAGAAG ACAGAGTTATTGATTGAACCAAGGTATCCAATGATGGGTGGTTGGAGAACTAAATTTACCATTGGATATGGATTACCTCTCAAAGACTTTTTGTTTCATTCAGATGGGAAATATTTCCTTAACATAACTTTTGGAAGCCCGATGGATGAATTAGTCATTGATAGTCTCATTGTTAAG GTTGTTTTGCCTGAGGGATCTAGTGATATGTCTGTGTCTGCACTATTTCCTGTTACACAATGGCAAGAG ACCAAATTATCACACTTGGATATTTCTGGTAGGCCAGTGATTGTGCTGCAAAAGACGAACGTTGTGCCAGAGCATAATCAATTTTTCCAG GTCTATTACAAGTTCAGCAGCTTTTCGATGCTTAGGGAGCCACTGATGTTGATTTCTggctttttctttatctttgttGCTGGCATTGTGTATATGCATGTTGACATGTCAATCTCCAAGTCATCTCCTTCTTATTTAGCAAAATTGCAGTGGGATGAA GTCCAATCAAAAATTCAGCAGCTCCAAAATATTATCAATCGATGCCTAACCACACATGATAAACTGGAAGCATCACTACGTGATCTTTCTAGGACCGGGGATGTTCAGGCTTGCAAAGCAGCTCGCAAATCAGCTGATGTTCAGTTAAAAGAGCTTTCAAAGGAGTTGAAGCCCCTGTTGTCATTCTTGCAATCTTCATCAGCTGCCTCCCAAATACACCTCAAG GTGGAGGAGCTGGTTACCAAGGAGAAAGAATTGCAGGAGAAGGTAATGGCAAAACACTCAACTGTGGTTGACTGCTATGAGAAGAAATCTGGTGTACGAGATATCGAAAACCGGGTTGCTCAACAGCAGCAGAAAATTACAACTTTAAGGCAGGAGGTTGACAATCTGCTGGAGCTGATTGATGAGATATGA
- the LOC123203125 gene encoding protein S-acyltransferase 21-like has protein sequence MARRHGWQLPAHTFQVVAITVFFLLSVAYYAFFAPFLGTDDIYGFVAIGVYSVLAFAVFILYVRCTAIDPADPGILLEVDKTSVYKSQNDTELPGIASSIEEPSKVGLRYGEKYTRHGSSWCSILGGIFCGFIVRADCRKDEDLTQQQSGEEDALFCTLCNAEVRKFSKHCRSCDKCVDGFDHHCRWLNNCVGRKNYITFVCLMASSLLWLIVEFGVGVAVLVQCFVDKKGTEDHITARLGVGFSLPPFATVVAICTAVSFLATVPLGELFFFHMILMRKGITTYEYVVAMRTQSEPPGPSVDGGDQQSLQTSPTSSAVTAVSGRSSLGMSLQYKGAWCTPPRVFMDHQDEIIPHLEPGRLPSTVDPDATGPADKGKKLPQRPVRISAWKLAKLDSNEAMKAAAKARASSSVLRPINSRHHPYDPDHLSSSNVSMRSSPMSSHRGFQSRNTRAGKSKSPYPPSRASREDSETCGHSLSNFSSPPVSHLAHSPMEQQISNVDHFNPIYQSSADQSPWSSRQSQGNESAMRDNVAQAPSRNNASAAESTRSSVFWDPEAGRFISTISRVAGSSQVPATELLYTGQSIFFGGPLVNEQLTRGTRSSAMGSRLDRGSTSSIYQGRSQRGGQLPVFAPSESHQKQFSSRFP, from the exons ATGGCTAGGCGTCATGGATGGCAACTACCTGCTCACACATTTCAG GTTGTGGCTATAACAGTATTCTTTTTGCTATCTGTTGCATATTATGCCTTCTTTGCTCCTTTTCTTGGGACAGACGACATCTATGGATTTGTGGCAATTGGTGTTTATTCTGTCTTA GCATTTGCTGTATTCATTCTTTATGTTCGGTGCACTGCTATTGATCCGGCAGATCCTGGAATCCTGCTTGAAGTTGACAAGACCTCAGTTTATAAATCACAAAATGACACAGAGCTTCCTG GCATTGCATCTTCCATTGAAGAACCTAGCAAGGTGGGTTTAAGGTATGGAGAAAAATATACTAGGCATGGTTCAAGTTGGTGCTCCATACTTGGAGGTATTTTTTGCGGTTTTATTGTTAGAGCAGATTGCCGCAAAGATGAAGATCTTACACAACAGCAATCTGGAGAGGAGGATGCTTTGTTCTGCACACTGTGCAATGCTGAG GTACGGAAGTTCAGCAAACATTGCAGGAGCTGCGACAAATGTGTTGATGGTTTTGATCATCATTGTAGG TGGTTGAATAATTGTGtgggaagaaaaaattatatcaccTTTGTGTGCTTAATGGCATCAAGCCTTCTATGG CTTATTGTTGAATTTGGAGTTGGGGTTGCTGTTCTTGTTCAATGCTTTGTTGATAAAAAGGGTACAGAAGATCATATAACTGCAAGGCTTGGAGTTGGATTCTCTCTACCCCCTTTTGCTACAGTGGTG GCCATATGCACTGCTGTTTCTTTTCTTGCCACAGTGCCTCTGGGAGAACTATTCTTCTTCCACATGATTCTGATGCGAAAG GGTATTACAACATATGAGTATGTTGTTGCCATGAGGACACAAAGTGAACCACCTGGACCATCTGTTGACGGAGGAGACCAGCAAAGTCTGCAAACATCACCAACCAGTTCAGCTGTGACGGCAGTAAGTGGAAGAAGCTCCCTTGGCATGAGCTTGCAGTACAAAGGTGCTTGGTGTACCCCTCCAAGAGTCTTCATGGACCACCAG GATGAAATCATCCCACATCTGGAGCCAGGACGCTTACCATCCACAGTAGATCCAGATGCAACAGGACCTGCTGACAAAGGGAAAAAGCTTCCTCAGCGTCCAGTGCGAATCAGTGCATGGAAACTTGCAAAATTGGACTCCAATGAGGCAATGAAAGCAGCTGCAAAAGCAAGAGCATCATCATCTGTACTTCGGCCTATTAATTCTCGACATCATCCATACGATCCTGATCATTTATCCAGTAGCAATGTGAGCATGCGAAGCAGCCCAATGAGCAGTCATCGAGGGTTTCAGTCCAGGAATACAAGAGCAGGGAAATCAAAGAGCCCATATCCGCCCAGTCGAGCTAGCAGAGAAGATAGTGAGACATGTGGTCACAGCCTTAGCAACTTTAGTAGTCCCCCAGTCTCTCACCTCGCCCATTCTCCTATGGAGCAGCAGATTTCAAATGTAGATCACTTCAACCCCATATATCAATCGTCAGCAGATCAATCTCCTTGGTCCTCAAGACAAAGCCAAGGAAATGAGAGTGCTATGCGCGACAATGTAGCACAAGCACCTAGTAGAAATAATGCAAGTGCTGCAGAAAGTACAAGAAGTTCAGTGTTTTGGGATCCAGAGGCTGGGCGCTTCATCTCTACGATTTCAAGAGTTGCCGGTTCTTCTCAGGTTCCTGCAACAGAGCTTCTGTACACAGGACAATCCATATTTTTTGGGGGACCCCTTGTGAATGAACAACTGACTAGAGGGACAAGAAGTAGTGCCATGGGCAGTAGGCTGGATAGAGGTTCGACATCAAGTATTTATCAGGGTAGATCACAGAGGGGTGGGCAGCTACCTGTGTTTGCTCCAAGTGAATCTCATCAAAAGCAATTTTCTTCTAGGTTCccttga
- the LOC123202635 gene encoding uncharacterized protein LOC123202635: protein MNHAQRTSLDIIEHRNLQCVGVLHLSSRLDHSKLISRPRYKFTMTAVSNYLVLPKNPRLHLSSGSSLKPSDRCLGSCGLANLSFSSNRLCKVQLSTSRRNLTVQAAYSDGQSNSAGIFIGGFVLGGIIVGTLGCVYAPQISKALAGAAADRKDLMRKLPKFIYDEEKALEKTRKILAEKIAQLSSAIDDVSTQLHAEDESPDGVAVNSDEIEATV from the exons ATGAATCATGCTCAGAGAACCAGCTTAGATATTATCGAACATAGAAACCTGCAGTGTGTAGGAGTGCTTCATTTATCTTCCAGACTAGACCATTCAAAGCTCATTTCTCGTCCACGCTACAAATTCACAATGACAGCTGTTTCCAATTATTTGGTTTTGCCGAAAAACCCTCGGCTCCATCTTTCTTCTG GCTCTTCCTTGAAGCCATCAGACCGATGTCTTGGGAGTTGTGGCTTGGCCAATTTGTCATTCAGTTCAAATCGTCTGTGCAAAGTACAACTTTCTACCTCTAGAAGGAATCTCACAGTTCAAGCTGCATATAG TGATGGACAGTCAAATAGTGCAGGCATCTTCATTGGTGGCTTTGTTTTGGGAGGAATTATAGTGGGCACACTTGGTTGTGTATACGCACCGCAG ATCAGCAAGGCACTAGCTGGTGCTGCAGCCGACCGAAAGGATCTTATGAGAAAATTGCCCAAGTTCATATATGACGAAGAAAAAGCATTGGAG AAAACACGGAAAATTCTGGCCGAAAAGATTGCCCAGCTAAGCTCTGCTATAGATGATGTTTCTACTCAGCTCCATGCAGAAGATGAGAGCCCAGATGGAGTTGCTGTAAACTCTGATGAAATTGAAGCTACTGTATGA
- the LOC123202720 gene encoding glyceraldehyde-3-phosphate dehydrogenase B, chloroplastic isoform X2, with protein MASHAALASLRIPATTRLPSKTTHAFPTQCSTKRLEVAEFSGLRSNASVTYATYAREGSFFDVVAAQLTPKTAVATPVRGETVAKLKVAINGFGRIGRNFLRCWHGRKDSPLDVVVVNDSGGVKNASHLLKYDSLLGTFKADVKIVDNDTISVDGKPIKVVSNRDPLKLPWAEFGIDIVIEGTGVFVDGPGAGKHIQAGAKKVIITAPAKGADIPTYVVGVNEKDYTHDVSNIVSNASCTTNCLAPFVKVMDEEFGIVKGTMTTTHSYTGDQRLLDASHRDLRRARAAALNIVPTSTGAAKAVSLVLPQLKGKLNGIALRVPTPNVSVVDLVVNVEKKGMTAEDVNAAFRKAADGPLKGILAVCDVPLVSVDFRCSDVSSTIDSSLTMVMGDDMVKVVAWYDNEWGYSQRVVDLAHLVARKWPGAPVGGSGDPLEDFCKTNPADEECKVYEA; from the exons ATGGCCAGTCACGCAGCTCTTGCTTCCTTAAGAATCCCAGCCACCACCAGGCTTCCTTCCAAGACCACTCACGCATTCCCCACTCAATGCTCCACCAAG AGGCTGGAAGTAGCTGAATTCTCTGGCCTTCGATCAAATGCAAGTGTGACATATGCCACTTATGCCAGAGAAGGATCCTTCTTTGATGTTGTGGCTGCTCAACTTACTCCTAAG ACTGCAGTAGCAACTCCTGTAAGGGGAGAGACAGTGGCCAAATTGAAGGTGGCCATCAATGGATTCGGACGCATTGGCAGGAACTTCCTCCGATGCTGGCATGGCAGGAAGGACTCACCccttgatgttgttgttgtcaATGACAGTGGTGGTGTCAAGAAT GCTTCACACCTTCTGAAATATGACTCACTGCTGGGAACTTTCAAAGCAGATGTGAAAATAGTGGACAATGATACCATTTCTGTAGATGGTAAGCCCATCAAAGTTGTATCTAACAGGGACCCTCTCAAGCTGCCATGGGCTGAGTTTGGCATTGACATTGTTATTGAG GGGACGGGAGTTTTTGTGGATGGCCCTGGTGCTGGAAAACACATCCAAGCTGGTGCTAAGAAAGTCATTATCACTGCTCCAGCAAAAGGTGCCGACATTCCTACTTATGTTGTTGGTGTCAATGAAAAGGATTACACTCATGATGTTTCAAACATTGTCAG CAATGCTTCTTGCACCACAAACTGTCTGGCTCCTTTTGTTAAGGTCATGGATGAAGAATTTG GCATTGTCAAGGGAACAATGACAACTACTCACTCCTACACTGGAGACCAG AGGCTCTTGGATGCTTCACACAGGGACTTGAGGAGAGCTAGAGCTGCAGCATTGAACATTGTTCCAACAAGCACTGGTGCAGCCAAGGCTGTGTCTCTTGTGCTTCCTCAACTCAAGGGTAAACTCAATGGCATTGCCCTCCGTGTGCCAACACCAAATGTGTCAGTTGTTGACCTTGTTGTGAATGTTGAAAAGAAGGGCATGACAGCTGAAGATGTCAATGCAGCCTTCAGAAAGGCCGCTGATGGTCCATTAAAGGGCATATTGGCTGTGTGTGATGTTCCTCTTGTGTCGGTGGACTTCCGATGCTCTGATGTTTCCTCCACCATCGACTCTTCACTAACCATGGTTATGGGAGATGACATGGTCAAGGTAGTTGCATGGTACGACAACGAATGGGGTTACAG CCAAAGGGTTGTTGATTTGGCACATCTGGTAGCACGCAAGTGGCCAGGCGCGCCTGTAGGAGGAAGTGGAGACCCATTGGAAGATTTCTGCAAGACAAATCCTGCAGATGAGGAGTGCAAAGTTTATGAAGCTTAA
- the LOC123202720 gene encoding glyceraldehyde-3-phosphate dehydrogenase B, chloroplastic isoform X1, whose protein sequence is MASHAALASLRIPATTRLPSKTTHAFPTQCSTKRLEVAEFSGLRSNASVTYATYAREGSFFDVVAAQLTPKTAVATPVRGETVAKLKVAINGFGRIGRNFLRCWHGRKDSPLDVVVVNDSGGVKNASHLLKYDSLLGTFKADVKIVDNDTISVDGKPIKVVSNRDPLKLPWAEFGIDIVIEGTGVFVDGPGAGKHIQAGAKKVIITAPAKGADIPTYVVGVNEKDYTHDVSNIVSNASCTTNCLAPFVKVMDEEFGIVKGTMTTTHSYTGDQVNIGSANNMSNLTSERLIVLLCFFQRLLDASHRDLRRARAAALNIVPTSTGAAKAVSLVLPQLKGKLNGIALRVPTPNVSVVDLVVNVEKKGMTAEDVNAAFRKAADGPLKGILAVCDVPLVSVDFRCSDVSSTIDSSLTMVMGDDMVKVVAWYDNEWGYSQRVVDLAHLVARKWPGAPVGGSGDPLEDFCKTNPADEECKVYEA, encoded by the exons ATGGCCAGTCACGCAGCTCTTGCTTCCTTAAGAATCCCAGCCACCACCAGGCTTCCTTCCAAGACCACTCACGCATTCCCCACTCAATGCTCCACCAAG AGGCTGGAAGTAGCTGAATTCTCTGGCCTTCGATCAAATGCAAGTGTGACATATGCCACTTATGCCAGAGAAGGATCCTTCTTTGATGTTGTGGCTGCTCAACTTACTCCTAAG ACTGCAGTAGCAACTCCTGTAAGGGGAGAGACAGTGGCCAAATTGAAGGTGGCCATCAATGGATTCGGACGCATTGGCAGGAACTTCCTCCGATGCTGGCATGGCAGGAAGGACTCACCccttgatgttgttgttgtcaATGACAGTGGTGGTGTCAAGAAT GCTTCACACCTTCTGAAATATGACTCACTGCTGGGAACTTTCAAAGCAGATGTGAAAATAGTGGACAATGATACCATTTCTGTAGATGGTAAGCCCATCAAAGTTGTATCTAACAGGGACCCTCTCAAGCTGCCATGGGCTGAGTTTGGCATTGACATTGTTATTGAG GGGACGGGAGTTTTTGTGGATGGCCCTGGTGCTGGAAAACACATCCAAGCTGGTGCTAAGAAAGTCATTATCACTGCTCCAGCAAAAGGTGCCGACATTCCTACTTATGTTGTTGGTGTCAATGAAAAGGATTACACTCATGATGTTTCAAACATTGTCAG CAATGCTTCTTGCACCACAAACTGTCTGGCTCCTTTTGTTAAGGTCATGGATGAAGAATTTG GCATTGTCAAGGGAACAATGACAACTACTCACTCCTACACTGGAGACCAGGTAAATATAGGATCTGCCAATAATATGAGCAACTTAACAAGTGAAAGATTGATAGTTCTTTTGTGTTTTTTCCAGAGGCTCTTGGATGCTTCACACAGGGACTTGAGGAGAGCTAGAGCTGCAGCATTGAACATTGTTCCAACAAGCACTGGTGCAGCCAAGGCTGTGTCTCTTGTGCTTCCTCAACTCAAGGGTAAACTCAATGGCATTGCCCTCCGTGTGCCAACACCAAATGTGTCAGTTGTTGACCTTGTTGTGAATGTTGAAAAGAAGGGCATGACAGCTGAAGATGTCAATGCAGCCTTCAGAAAGGCCGCTGATGGTCCATTAAAGGGCATATTGGCTGTGTGTGATGTTCCTCTTGTGTCGGTGGACTTCCGATGCTCTGATGTTTCCTCCACCATCGACTCTTCACTAACCATGGTTATGGGAGATGACATGGTCAAGGTAGTTGCATGGTACGACAACGAATGGGGTTACAG CCAAAGGGTTGTTGATTTGGCACATCTGGTAGCACGCAAGTGGCCAGGCGCGCCTGTAGGAGGAAGTGGAGACCCATTGGAAGATTTCTGCAAGACAAATCCTGCAGATGAGGAGTGCAAAGTTTATGAAGCTTAA